Proteins encoded within one genomic window of Macrobrachium nipponense isolate FS-2020 chromosome 8, ASM1510439v2, whole genome shotgun sequence:
- the LOC135222728 gene encoding eukaryotic translation initiation factor 4E-like isoform X2, whose product MLKKMLKAAVRCTGAIPKARRNDKAPPKTGEEGAEQQDASPELVIKHPLQNTWTLWFFKIETNRSWEDCQVEIASFTTVEDFWALYNHIEPASRLKVGCDYSMFKHGIKPMWEDSHNKSGGRWLINLNKQQRSTELDNFWMEVLLLLIGEAFEDHSDEVCGAVVNVRSKGDKIGVWTADAKKSESILKIGHTLKERLCIPRMINIGFQAHTDTMVKSGSTAKNRFTV is encoded by the exons AATGACAAGGCCCCACCAAAAACTGGAGAAGAAGGTGCAGAACAGCAAGATGCTTCTCCAGAGCTTGTAATTAAGCATCCTCTACAAAATACATGGACTCTATGGTTCTTCAAGATAGAGACAAATCGTTCCTGGGAGGATTGCCAAGTTGAAATTGCTAGTTTCACTACTGTTGAGGACTTTTGGGc gctTTATAATCATATAGAACCTGCATCACGACTTAAAGTAGGCTGTGATTATTCAATGTTTAAGCATGGTATAAAACCTATGTGGGAAGACAGTCACAATAAAAGTGGCGGAAGGTGGCTAATAAACCTAAACAAGCAGCAGAGATCAACAGAACTGGACAATTTCTGGATGGAAGTG CTCTTGCTTTTGATTGGTGAAGCTTTTGAAGATCACAGTGATGAGGTCTGTGGTGCCGTGGTAAATGTTCGGAGCAAAGGTGACAAAATAGGTGTGTGGACAGCTGACGCCAAGAAAAGCGAAAGCATTTTGAAGATTGG GCACACACTGAAAGAACGTCTATGCATCCCACGAATGATCAACATTGGCTTTCAGGCTCACACAGATACAATGGTTAAATCTGGATCAACTGCTAAGAACAGATTTACTGTCTGA